ccaaaagtatttaatatttatttatttttctgattcttttttttttgaagagggTCCTATATGTCATCTTCGGATATCCAAAACAtatatgaataaataaattaaattattaatcAGAATCCAAGTAGCCATCTAAATTTTCATTAATTGCATGTAGCATATACATTTTGTCCTCATTACACGCAGGATAAATTAATTACTTTTTGGTGATAAAAGTAATACTGCTACATCTTTCGAGCACTATTAGAAAACCGATTTTTTATCATTGTACCCAAAACACAAATATGTCAGTTAGATTTAGAATCGGTACTAAAAATATTTTGCAGTACCTGTTCTAAAAGTCGAAGTCTCAAAAACGTTTCTACTTtcgattggtgttaccaatccAACCGAAGTTAAAGATGGAGAAACCAAACCCGTACTAAAGATACCGGATGGTAACACCAACCTAGAATGTTTTTACGGTTTTAGTACATGTTAGTTAAAGAAGAAAGCATCTATATCAAAGTTAGTTATGTATAGTAGGTGAGATGGTAACACAAATGAGGACTGAGGTGAGAGAAGTCTTGAGTTTGAATCCCACATCCGACAGATTATTTTCATTTAGTATGCATCAACCAGTACTAAAGATCGAGAATAAAAATAAAGGGGATTTTAAACCGGTAATAAAGTGGGGTGCACATAACTAGAAATACCAAAGGTTGTACAGTGGCCCACCACTTTGCTATTGACCTTTGTTATTTTAAGCATGTGTTTGTGTGCATTCGTGTGTTATGTGCATGTGTAGTACTATGCCAGTCGTTTGCACCTCTAGTGTAATCGCAAAAAATAATGTATATTAAGGACATGAGCACGTCCAGTGTACACTAAGTTCTTAATAAACAACATGCTCGGAACATTGTTCGTAAAATATTTTCCCTTTTATTGAGGTGTCGGCTAGCCATATAATATATTCTCGGTattcaaatatataatattattgACTTTATTTGGTTCCTATGGTGCAATTTTTCACCACTAATTTTCTATTAGACTATAACGATAATTAAATGTCTAACTAAATTATAATATGGGTCAAGACACTAAATTATAATAATGTAAATGTGCTTATAAAGAAAAAGAATTATCTGCACGAATTTTATGTTTGAGACTcgaagtttcaaaattttgatcGAATAAATTTAAAAGTGACGCATAATtagatacggagggagtattatttgttTATGCTCAGGCACATGATCGATACAAGCGAAATCAAGATCGTGATATTAATTAAATGACCTACTTTTGTATagtttgtattttcaaaaagtAGCGTTAAATGGCATTActttctccgtctcaaaataacaACATTTCGGAATGTGACACGTGTCCAGATTTAGTGGGTAGCTAGCACACATGCATATGAATATTAATTAGTCATACATACGTGTGATGCAGCTAAGTCATCCATGAATCGTGCCACCTCTGCAAAGGCCCTACCAGCATCAGGGTTAGCCAAGGCCCAATCCAACACCTCCTTAGTTGCTATATCACCCATGCCAACAATTAAACTAACAGGTAACTCTATTGCACCTCCGGTCTGGAGGGAAACAGTCACATGATCAGTAAAGCATGGAATATAGTTTTGATGAAACCATTCTGCTTCTTGGAGGAAATTGCTCGATAGTATTTGAAACTGCAtgtagccaaaaaaaaaaaaaaggggataaGCACAAACTAGTGATCGAAGAAGACAATTAGTGTTTTCTACCTTCAGGTAGGTAAAATGCATGATTGTCATCCCAGGTTTTAACAAGTTTATTGGTCCACTAAATTATTAATTAGTTAACATATATATTATTCCACTACTTGTTAAGTAGTGGCAAATTTATTTTATGGTGTTGGATTGTGAGATatacactaaaattatattCCAAGAAAACAGTACGTGGCCATAAGTACTTTGATAAGGAGCTAGAGACTGGCGTTTTACCGCTTTAATGTTGTAAGAATTACGATATTTCTCATGTGGTTCCAATTCATCCTCAAACTCCCTAAAGTTACTTATTATGCTCAGAAAAAATCTCTTCAGGTCCTCTGGTAGAAGTGAAACGTCACTCTTGTCCCATCTGCATATAATTATATAGCACACACAATTAATATACGTGTCTGCGTAtgtgtgcgtgtgcgtgtgctgctttattaattattacttaTCGAAACGAAAGGCAAGAAAAGAATTGAAGTAGACCAAACCTTTGCAGAGCATCGTTAAACTTGCGAGCCTCCTCTAAAGTTGCACGCACATCGTATGTATCATCGAGCAGTGAAAATAGCATACACCTCTTGGCGAATATCATACGGGCCCGTGCGTGCTCTTTTTCATAGTAGGCAGCGTATGCACAAAAATAGCACTCAACCACACGTTCACGGACGTAGTCGAGTCTAATGTCACTTGAAAGATTCTCCCAccacctataatatatataatataatatattaattCTATTTTCTCGCTAcaatgattagtaataaaatCATGTGGGGAGAACAGCGGCGCAGACTAGAAAACTTACTGACAAATTTCCTTGAGTTCATTTTGGTGAACTTTTTGTAGAATATTGAAATCAAGCACGGCTAGCTCCAAAATAGAGGGATTGAACATTTTCTCTTCAGCGCTATACTCGAAGATATAATTTAGCACCTCTACTCTCTTCATGGTCCTTGGTAACGGTATCTCAAGGGCACGTGTTACTTGTTCATCCAATGGGTACGCGAGGTTGCCTCTCAATAATTGTAGGTGATGCCTTGCAAACAATATAGCTTCTTCAAGTGCTTTCTCGTTGTGAGTTAGAAGGTGAGCTGCGTTGTATAAACTTAACAAGCCCTTCGGATCATTAGTTATGTCATCACTACTAAAGCTCCCATCTTCAGCTTTGAATTTGTTGAATTCATCTGTGTTCAGTACAGACCATAAAGATCAATCAAATAATTTAGAATAACTAATGTTGTACATATTCTGCTTAGTAGACTTCTCAGTTCTCACAAGTCATTGAAATTATGATATAACAAAAAGAATGGAAATTCAAGATTCGTGTGGAACAGAATAATTTCACTGAAATTTTCCAATGAAGGAGTAAAAATAATCCCACACTCCAAATACATCATTTAGTCTAAGTGTGTTATTGGTATTTAATTCACTGTTGCAGTATATGTACCTGGCGAGACCCAATACCCTTGTTTCCTAAGTAAGCGAAACCGAAGGGCAACCTCGTAAAGGTCAGAGCTATTGAACTCAGCTCTATGAATATTTTTTAGAATGGTGTCGATCTGCTCCTCAAAATGATGATCTATTCCCAAACGTTGGAGCACATCCACCAGGTTCATTTGCTTTACCACATCATCCTTGCAAACCTCAAGCATTCTACCTACCTCCTCAACCAACTGATCTACTCTCTCTTCCATCCATTCATCTGACTCCTGCAAGATACATGGAAGGACATATAGGCAGGTAGTTACTTTTATAAACACATAACAAATTATTTTGTAAAAAGTATCATTTTGAAACAATCTTAAAACAATATTTAATTTTACAACAGTTGTATGAAGAGTATTTCCCCTACCATTTTGGTGGGGGT
The window above is part of the Oryza sativa Japonica Group chromosome 7, ASM3414082v1 genome. Proteins encoded here:
- the LOC9270657 gene encoding tau-cadinol synthase, whose translation is MVSSIGMKSHVAFLSLVPVSTAAPAPAAAARRRPPSSSHAAARPVRCMCSSTATSPSPDAKMAPAFHPAIFGDFFINNVQPSPKESDEWMEERVDQLVEEVGRMLEVCKDDVVKQMNLVDVLQRLGIDHHFEEQIDTILKNIHRAEFNSSDLYEVALRFRLLRKQGYWVSPDEFNKFKAEDGSFSSDDITNDPKGLLSLYNAAHLLTHNEKALEEAILFARHHLQLLRGNLAYPLDEQVTRALEIPLPRTMKRVEVLNYIFEYSAEEKMFNPSILELAVLDFNILQKVHQNELKEICQWWENLSSDIRLDYVRERVVECYFCAYAAYYEKEHARARMIFAKRCMLFSLLDDTYDVRATLEEARKFNDALQRWDKSDVSLLPEDLKRFFLSIISNFREFEDELEPHEKYRNSYNIKAFQILSSNFLQEAEWFHQNYIPCFTDHVTVSLQTGGAIELPVSLIVGMGDIATKEVLDWALANPDAGRAFAEVARFMDDLAASHSGRDKMDVASTVECYMNEHGVTREVAEAKIAGMAEDGWKSMNQIRFKHRAFLPFVQRIANLCMSATLLYHGKKNGFSNSLELKDMFESHFVNPIPLNHIDYD